In Plodia interpunctella isolate USDA-ARS_2022_Savannah chromosome 22, ilPloInte3.2, whole genome shotgun sequence, the following proteins share a genomic window:
- the LOC128679540 gene encoding uncharacterized protein LOC128679540 isoform X2, translated as MKNPFAVMNIVDIKWVLSVCSGAMSQGGLKHAATESRLDSKRERRRGAAGRASVLRRAPSDSDCSGETASLSADSGDRAVRPAPPPARTGKSRSRRRGSEWEVLEGLKDGQRFEKRPDVFNGYLHKKRKWPLKGWHKRYFVVDGGILVYARSPTDVARGRLHGSVDVGLSVISAKARRRRIDIDADEFIYHLRAKTPDVFRTWLNVLKAHRLYRQHLLTFGARESIPKIHAPLEDLPPTDTSSRSSCMSVTTTESTSSEDLMRLKSHSIIRSEMPICTVMNTSFDKFSIINFHKPKEDTDCLTSTNYVTSDDKLEEINQIDEAMCFIDDTIRKIIPDSVETNYSTADNLTYMNSTDNVNKDNSKVSKVYDEYKSVEDETTSDMNHDNDKKYDQKFESIYVASETPRSRTNMDILREIKENTFETDASIFRKNKIEPTPAYFFFARRRCFREFDHMKRSKKCTNLVKYKNLIEEPKLQRPLSKCMLLGKLSTVKISKQVKADDLSKCDKASGHEISNSILKKHESVSVLLGNKEFKHASIQDTVSVAEYSDVVEKILLSLFENHNPQSTGSHEYVKTYVNKIVEELYDVKLHHSDINPIKTLFRCLLEFWLKHNTKGAFKNVTKGNKSIGPSGPNSHSHIGVDKEISSIRISLTSRGTQYQLAYGIRPPQHRKGSETSKLVGKPPKVKREKLKPPCHSPRRDTESFEKERRIQELERLLKNTVYLCENVRSLESKEKDVRITKTLLDNIGMLSAKSNLYTSDDMNESSSSAEIPRIQETINHLISDTEMPPDVAKDFLNAYLGVLDDTSKSITENSTSHSGDTVGKPSELDCDVQTEAVQKKMSKSILTDYSNKAYMAKDKRVIDPGQQYLKDILDKVTTIFSKINSDRGPTDNDTKAKAQSKPKDELGRSVKDYLETNLVREDYDSNSVIIDLSKYNLEHISMFNDPVAKGVMSITIKLKEKPQNHGEAQRTHLNLKFSDETFQTTQQSAESKTWMNLSSCSSSRIFETRKKTCKHDILDFNCKNQLKPYLSTCDIGSKSICGTAPESENSIDLSFKSSKFYQHYKREEKKNDDPQSCYIMSFQKKKIPSSPTQVKKRVRLKECHGLILNSLTNASIKQKSKYPDEYGIFERPAPKIIDEKFILLLLENLTFLSKDIPGLHKEINNLYLKLKKKHEKVVKNCINIQGLSLLGKIYNDDNGDITQACSSKDMKSTRNIAINTNYELNKTTAQTNTSVLKLDKANTATNTSDILKNAVSTNTNVRDNSSNKDLCSKKNTRNAEMVTEAFIIEIKSLNKFGSPKKSFLLNESTSSTQTMHNNASSRDEFDLTDHATSGQNWHRKAQTKDCGVTTVIKCILNNASNKQKNFVNLMTDLEISAPMKRKKELLQGVKRDFVSCYLSSHFKVATPSMPRKDLRFYELSPNNEVDFDFGSDCSEVTKWRSEIKLLYKCRSEPSFTSESGGPLENASRELGQAQLSVQQLQRLLDALELQQQVHHDTDVSLEGASPNVKKDRRKFGLRKKKSNSKCASVELTSQHIDPSTSHMALSALTAPPSPGGGASSIPTSAASLPIAFLSTFLASTLVPCAAARPQSLPGAEALAAGNNAGPASLTSLTPDHQLREDFTVLAKDLVASLKTIVSTLVCERGRLRAAMDAADSATAPPGAVVAALRTNLTSALQQNSVLSAELRTRLSRIHDASDLAEISTMERNDSVVRQFQQSLSYSSSCVSASEFFDAEEHEDVAKPEAIIQADEAGVIELDGDSSSEAGSLSSEEGSASSENSDVPSVEQPTLRLNQNGISDSGAWSRRTRLPCPRPTPGGPSLWNLLYKNIGKDLSQVSMPVTINEPLNMLQRLCEELEYSELLDSAAECSNAIERMSLMAAFAVSAYASSAHRAASKPFNPLLAESYECVRDDKGFRFIAEQVSHHPPISACHAESTRWRFWQEARIKTKFWGKSMEFQPAGRVHVKLLTTGDHYSWNKVTTCVHNLFGGQRWVDQYGDMHITCHGTDITCKLNFIKASSWSSTRHEVRGAVVEGNTGSRLRVQGRWSEALYAGEPPAARCLWRPGAMPPEHELYYGFTRFAMELNEMEPGMKEVLPYTDTRLRPDQRALEEGDVDAAEGFKHQLEQSQRERRRDAANHQPAWFRKTCEGGEEMWIFTGEYWKARGAGFPGLRAPRIW; from the exons ATGAAAAACCCTTTTGCTGTCATGAACATAg ttGACATAAAATGGGTGCTGAGCGTGTGTAGCGGCGCGATGAGCCAGGGGGGGCTGAAGCACGCTGCCACCGAGTCGCGGCTGGACAGCAAGC GGGAAAGGCGGCGCGGTGCGGCGGGCCGCGCGTCGGTGCTCCGCCGGGCGCCGTCTGACTCGGACTGCTCCGGGGAGACCGCGTCGCTGTCCGCCGACAGCGGCGACCGCGCCGTGCGccccgcgccgccgcccgcgcgGACCGGCAAGTCCCGCAG TCGCCGTCGCGGCAGCGAGTGGGAGGTGCTCGAAGGTCTGAAGGACGGGCAGCGGTTTGAGAAGCGGCCTGATGTCTTCAACGGGTACTTGCATAAGAAGCGCAAATGGCCGCTCAAGGGATGGCACAAG CGATACTTCGTTGTCGACGGCGGCATACTGGTCTACGCGCGGTCGCCGACAGATGTCGCCCGCGGCCGTCTGCACGGCTCCGTCGACGTCGGCTTGTCGGTCATTTCGGCGAAAGCGAGACGGCGACGCATCGACATCGACGCCGATGAATTCATATACCATCTCAGAGCGAAGACGCCCGATGTCTTCCGCACGTGGTTGAATGTTCTGAAGGCGCATCG CTTGTACCGTCAACATCTTCTCACATTCGGGGCAAGAGAATCGATCCCCAAAATTCATGCCCCATTAGAAGACCTTCCACCAACTGACACTTCATCAC GTTCTTCTTGTATGAGCGTGACAACTACAGAATCCACATCGTCTGAAGACTTGATGAGGTTAAAATCTCACTCCATCATACGTTCAGAAATGCCAATATGTACTGTTATGAATACTTCTTTTGACAAATTCtctataataaatttccaCAAACCAAAGGAAGATACAGATTGTTTAACGTCAACAAATTATGTCACAAGCGATGACAAATTggaagaaataaatcaaattgacGAAGCTATGTGTTTCATTGATGATACAATTCGTAAAATTATACCAGACTCTGTAGAAACAAATTATAGTACTGCTGACAATTTGACATATATGAACTCAACTGATAACGTGAATAAAGATAATTCTAAAGTCTCAAAAGTTTATGATGAATATAAATCTGTAGAAGATGAAACAACAAGCGATATGAATCacgataatgataaaaaatatgatcaaaAATTTGAGTCGATTTACGTTGCGTCAGAAACACCCCGAAGTCGAACAAACATGGATATATTGCGTGAAATCAAAGAAAACACATTCGAAACTGATGCGTCCATATtccgtaaaaataaaatagaaccGACCCCCGCGTACTTTTTCTTTGCGCGAAGGAGATGCTTCAGAGAATTCGACCACATGAAGAGAAGCAAAAAATGTACGAATTTggtcaaatataaaaatttgatcGAAGAACCCAAGCTTCAAAGGCCTCTGAGCAAATGCATGTTGCTAGGAAAATTATCAACAGTCAAAATTTCCAAACAAGTAAAAGCTGACGACTTGTCCAAATGTGATAAAGCATCAGGACATGAAATAAGTAATTCAATTCTCAAAAAACATGAATCTGTTAGCGTACTGTTgggaaataaagaatttaaacaTGCATCTATTCAAGACACAGTTAGTGTTGCCGAATATAGCGATgttgtagaaaaaatattactatccCTATTCGAAAATCATAATCCACAGTCCACAGGAAGCCACGAATATGTAAAAACATACGTCAATAAAATCGTCGAAGAGTTGTATGATGTTAAACTGCACCATTCTGATATTAACCCAATTAAAACTTTGTTCAGATGTTTACTGGAATTTTGGTTAAAACATAACACCAAAGGGGCCTTCAAAAATGTTACCAAAGGTAATAAATCCATTGGTCCAAGCGGTCCTAACTCACATAGTCATATTGGAGTGGATAAAGAAATATCCAGTATTCGTATAAGTCTGACATCAAGAGGTACACAATACCAACTTGCGTATGGAATCAGACCGCCTCAACATAGAAAAGGTAGCGAAACTAGCAAATTAGTCGGTAAACCTCCTAAagtaaaaagagaaaaattaaaaccacCTTGTCACAGTCCGAGGAGAGACACAGAAAGTTTTGAGAAAGAACGCAGAATACAAGAATTAGAAAGGCTTTTAAAGAATACAGTTTACCTATGTGAAAACGTACGAAGTCTTGAAAGCAAAGAGAAAGATGTAAGAATTACCAAAACCCTATTGGATAACATCGGGATGTTGTCAGCAAAATCCAACCTTTACACTAGTGATGACATGAATGAGTCTAGTTCATCTGCTGAAATACCTAGAATACAAGAAACCATCAATCATCTCATCAGTGACACAGAAATGCCGCCTGACGTTGCTAAAGATTTCTTAAATGCGTATCTCGGAGTTCTAGATGACACAAGTAAAAGTATAACTGAAAACAGTACCTCTCATTCTGGAGACACTGTAGGAAAACCATCTGAACTGGATTGTGATGTTCAAACCGAGGCTGTTCAAAAGAAAATGTCTAAAAGTATTTTGACAGACTATTCAAATAAGGCTTATATGGCCAAAGATAAAAGGGTTATAGATCCAGGTCAACAGTATTTGAAAGATATACTCGATAAAGTTACAACAATATTCTCTAAAATTAATTCGGATCGCGGACCTACGGACAACGATACGAAAGCAAAAGCACAAAGCAAACCTAAAGATGAGTTGGGTAGATCTGTCAAAGACTATCTGGAAACAAATTTGGTGCGTGAAGATTACGACAGCAATTCAGTTATAATagatttatctaaatataatcTCGAGCACATATCCATGTTCAATGATCCAGTCGCAAAAGGTGTTATGTCCATAACGattaaattgaaagaaaagCCCCAAAATCATGGAGAAGCACAAAGAACGCacttgaatttgaaattttcggATGAAACATTCCAAACAACACAGCAATCAGCAGAATCCAAGACATGGATGAATCTATCTAGTTGTTCTTCTAGTAGAATATTTGAAACCAGAAAGAAAACTTGCAAACAcgatattttagattttaattgcaaaaatCAGTTGAAACCTTACTTGAGCACCTGTGATATAGGATCCAAGTCTATTTGCGGCACAGCCCCTGAGAGCGAGAATTCCATAGACTTGTCGTTCAAAAGCAGCAAGTTCTACCAACATTATAAACGGGAAGAGAAAAAGAATGACGATCCTCAGTCATGTTACATCATGTCTTTCCAAAAGAAAAAGATACCGTCAAGTCCGACACAAGTAAAGAAAAGGGTGAGGTTAAAAGAATGCCACGGTCTTATTCTTAATTCACTAACAAATGCGTCTATCAAACAAAAATCCAAGTACCCAGACGAATACGGGATTTTCGAAAGACCCGCACCGAAAATCATTGACGAAAAATTCATTCTTCTATTGTTAGAGAATTTGACGTTCCTGTCTAAAGATATACCAGGACTtcataaagaaataaacaatctttACCTAAAACTTAAGAAGAAACATGAAAAGGTTGTTAAGAATTGCATAAATATTCAAGGTCTAAGCTTATTGGGCAAAATATATAACGACGATAATGGTGATATAACCCAAGCCTGCTCTTCAAAAGATATGAAAAGCACAAGAAACATTGctataaatactaattacgagttaaataaaactacagcTCAAACTAACACCAGTGTTTTGAAACTGGATAAAGCAAATACTGCAACAAACACTAgtgatatattaaaaaatgcagTTTCAACTAACACTAATGTTCGTGATAATTCGAGTAATAAAGATTTGTGCTCCAAAAAGAATACACGTAACGCCGAAATGGTAACTGAAGCATTCATAATTGAAATCAAATCTCTCAATAAGTTTGGATCACCAAAGAAATCTTTTTTGTTGAACGAAAGCACTAGTTCCACACAAACTATGCATAACAATGCATCGAGCAGAGACGAGTTCGATCTCACTGACCATGCTACTTCTGGCCAGAATTGGCACAGAAAGGCCCAGACAAAAGACTGTGGTGTTACAACAGTaatcaaatgtattttgaacAACGCAAgtaataaacagaaaaattttgttaacttAATGACGGATCTAGAAATTTCTGCGCCGATGAAACGTAAAAAAGAACTGTTGCAAGGAGTCAAGCGTGATTTTGTGTCCTGCTATTTGTCCTCTCATTTTAAAGTGGCAACACCGTCGATGCCAAGGAAAGACTTGCGCTTTTATGAATTGAGTCCCAATAATGAAGTGGACTTCGATTTTGGCAGTGATTGTTCAGAGGTTACTAAATGGAgaagtgaaattaaattgttgtatAAATGCCGAAGTGAACCGTCCTTTACCTCTG AATCAGGAGGGCCGCTGGAGAATGCGTCGCGCGAACTTGGCCAGGCGCAGCTGTCTGTGCAGCAGCTGCAGCGGCTGCTCGACGCGCTGGAGCTGCAGCAGCAGGTGCACCACGATACTGAC gTGTCGCTAGAGGGCGCCTCGCCGAACGTAAAGAAGGACCGGCGCAAGTTTGGCCTCCGCAAGAAAAAATCCAACAGCAAGTGTGCTTCTGTCGAATTGACGTCACAGCACATTGACCCGTCCACTTCTCATATG GCTTTATCGGCACTGACGGCGCCACCATCGCCCGGCGGCGGCGCGTCCTCCATACCGACCTCCGCGGCCTCCCTGCCGATCG cgtttctttcgacatttctgGCCTCTACCTTAGTTC CATGCGCCGCGGCGCGCCCGCAGTCCCTCCCCGGGGCGGAGGCCCTCGCCGCCGGCAATAACGCCGGCCCGGCCTCCCTCACCAGCCTCACTCCGGACCATCAGCTCAGAGAAGATTTCACTGTGCTGGCTAAAGACTTGGTGGCCAGCTTGAAGACCATAGTCTCCACCTTG GTATGCGAAAGAGGGCGCCTCCGTGCCGCGATGGACGCCGCGGACAGCGCAACAGCGCCACCAGGTGCTGTGGTGGCGGCTTTAAGAACTAATCTCACTTCGGCCTTGCAACAGAACTCGG TTTTGTCCGCAGAGCTGCGCACGCGTCTCTCGCGCATACACGATGCGTCTGACCTGGCAGAGATATCTACTATGGAGAGGAACGATTCG GTGGTGCGTCAATTCCAACAATCCCTCAGCTACAGCTCATCGTGCGTGTCGGCATCGGAGTTCTTCGACGCTGAGGAGCACGAGGACGTGGCCAAGCCTGAAGCCATCATACAGGCAGACGAG GCCGGCGTGATAGAATTGGACGGGGATTCTTCATCAGAGGCAGGCTCGCTGAGCAGCGAGGAGGGATCCGCAAGTTCCGAGAACTCTGACG TGCCTTCAGTAGAACAACCAACACTTCGTCTGAATCAAAACGGCATCTCAGATAGCGGCGCCTGGTCCCGGCGGACCCGACTCCCGTGCCCCAGGCCGACGCCCGGCGGGCCGAGCCTGTGGAACCTATTGTACAAGAATATAGGCAAGGATTTGAGCCAAGTTTCCATGCCTGTCACTATTAACGAGCCATTGAATATGCTTCAG CGCCTCTGCGAAGAGCTAGAATACTCTGAGCTCCTAGACTCAGCAGCAGAGTGCTCCAACGCAATAGAACGGATGTCCCTGATGGCGGCATTTGCTGTCAGCGCGTACGCATCTTCTGCTCACCGCGCCGCGTCCAAGCCCTTCAACCCTTTGTTAGCCGAGAGCTACGAGTGCGTTAGGGATGATAAGGGCTTCAGATTCATCGCTGAACAG GTTTCTCACCACCCGCCAATCTCGGCGTGCCACGCGGAGTCTACCCGTTGGAGATTCTGGCAGGAAGCGCGCATCAAGACCAAGTTCTGGGGGAAATCCATGGAGTTCCAGCCCGCTGGGAGGGTCCATGTCAAGCTGCTGACTACTGGAGACCATTACAGCTGGAACAAG gtgACAACATGTGTCCACAATCTGTTCGGCGGCCAACGCTGGGTGGACCAGTACGGTGACATGCACATCACGTGCCACGGCACTGATATTACGTGCAAGCTTAACTTTATCAAG GCAAGTTCGTGGTCGAGCACTAGGCACGAAGTGCGCGGCGCCGTGGTGGAAGGAAACACCGGCAGCCGCCTGCGGGTGCAGGGTCGCTGGTCTGAAGCGCTGTACGCCGGGGAGCCGCCCGCCGCCAGGTGTCTGTGGAGACCGG